Within Takifugu rubripes chromosome 20, fTakRub1.2, whole genome shotgun sequence, the genomic segment AATGGGATTTGTACAATCCGGACGTGTGTTCCGGATCTGACCGGATGGATGCAAGCAGCATTTGGACAGACATGCATTTAAAAAGACGTGTATGCAtacaggctgcaggtgaaactgTAATCCGTGACAAGCGCTAATCAACAAATCTGAGAGGATTACACAACCTATGGCTATTTACGTATGCACTGCCGggcttttttctttccatctgaGTTATTTTTGTTTGATGCAACATTACACAACttcatttcaaaagaaaaaaagaattgatttaatttgatgGTCTGTTTGTGTAAAATGTCATATACaggaaggtaaaaaaaaaggttcttaaATAGAGAAACCAAGGTAGCAAAACAGTTTTATTGCCTTTTTTAATGTAACATGATTTGCCAGCAACTATCAGCTGCAAAACAGAGTGTTCGATGTTTCACTTCTGTTCTTCAACATGTGAATAATAATGAGGCACAGCATCTATTGACTAATACAGCTTAAAGTATTGCTCAGGTGGTTTAATTCCAGGCAGCTTAATCTGTACAACATGAAAAAAACCTACACAGAAACACCGTCAGACATAAAACGTCATTAGGGGACAAATTTGAGGTGCGTGAAGGTTTTACTGGGATGTCAAATGTAGTCAAAATCATAATAGCTTGTTGATGCTGTTCACTGGTGCTACAGTCCGGTGATTTgtacaaaattaaataaaaaaaccccCACTGAGACAGTAAATGTGACCTGCATGGTTTTAAAGCTTTACATTTCTTGTTACGAAGTGATTCAACTCCATCTTGCACATTTACATGAAAGCAACATATAATATCGACTTATATCATCCAAGCCTGCAGAAAGTTATTTTTAACCCGCGATGTTTGTCAGTGTTAGTGTGAAGAGAAAAAGACGGTTGCATCCTGTCGGTAATGTTGTTTGTGAACCACTGAGACGAGACTAAATGCTCTAAAAGCTGGTTTTGGTGGAATGTGTCGACCTGTCAGTGCACTGACACTGTTAAACTACACTGCTAAACTACATCTGACCTTACTTTTCCCCAAGAGACCTGCAGAAATGTTCCGAAACCAGCGTTTAAAGCAGATTTTGAGCATTATTGGCTAAGAGTATTTTCAGTGGAATATTCTAACTTGTTCCAAACTGACCATGGTTTTACAGACGTTTCACTCATAGCATCAGGGTGGATTTAACATATTAGTTTTGTTTACAATCTCCGGATCACTCAAGCTTCCATGAATGAGTGTTTAACGCCAGGTGCAAAGGGATGTGAAATGTTTCTTCTAATTAACTCTATTACCATTCAGCTCGTTTTCATATGGGGCTATTCAATATTTCATTATGATAATGCAAAAATCAACCTAACGATGGAACGTTGACGCACAATAATTGAATGAGAACACTTATTTCATCAGTGCAGCTGAAACTTGCAGCTTTGACCCATCTTTCATTCAGCCActgtgggcgtgtgtgtttggaaggAGTCTGTGGGCTGTGTGTGCAACTTGGTGACGAGCAGAGAGCTGATATAAGGCCAAATCCGATCCGTGTCCGTCCCAGAAAATGAGTACAGGATTCCCTTTGACCTAAGAGAGGACAGAAATGATGGTAAAATCTTTGAGTCctataacatttttttaataaggaCACTTGAATGtataaaacatttgaaatattCCCATTACATTAAATTCTGATCAGAATTTCAATTATATGTGATGGTATAAAGATAAATTATAACACATTATACCTGTAATAAAATTTTGTCTGTAGCTAGATTTACATAGACTGACACTACAATAAATGTGCATTTCTAGCAGCGGGTGGGAATAGCACTGCCATAAATCCAGAGTGTAACCATGGAGCAGAGGCATTTACTGACTTGTATAAGTCCATGACGGGTTTGGCCACGTCTTTGTAATGTCTCAGTCTGGCCATGAGAGCTTCAGGCTTGTCATCGTCATGCTGGACCAGTGGCTCCCCTGTGACATCATCCTTACCCTGAGGAAGGTTACGCACACAACAAAGGTCAACTCTGCACCATGAACTGAAATACAGCCGAGAAGGGTGATGTGATGACCCATGCAGCGTCACCTAAACTAGCAGAATAAAGACAGCGTTTAAAGTAAGTAGGGTACATTTTTTCATCATCGGGCTGACAAGCTGTGTGTGGGAGAAGGAAGGACTAAATTAGATTAATCAGTGGTTTTAAACATCTTTAAAGATTTCATGTAGCAACAACAAAGGCCCTAAAGGTCCTACAACTACATTAAAGAGCAGTGACACCTGCACTCGTGGCGGGTTGAAGCCCATGTTATAGACTCGGCCGCTGGGGGGATGGATCCAGCGGTGGCTCAGCCTCTCCGTCAGAGTTGCATAAGGGACGTTGAGGATGATGACCAGGTCGAGCTGAACCAAACGGTTCAGAGCCTGGGCCTGCACCAGCGTGCGTGGAAAACCTACAAAGAGATCCATTAAACAGGCAGTTAATCATTTAATCAGCCGATTCCAAAATGTAAACAGTCTgcaattttaaatgcattttaacaaAACTGGTCATTGATcctcttcatttcctgtttgtgaggGTACAATATGTAGATAAATAataatgtttttgcattttgggGCACAGGTAGCCGGTGGCCGGTCCTCATAATGTCAAAGGTCTGTGTCAGGGTTCAACCTTGGATTTAAGGTCAAGTTAAGAGTTgggtttaggttaaggttagggcaAAGGTTAAGGTTTAGTTGTGACGGCTGGGGATAGAGTATAGAGCTGGGGAGGTTATGaagtcctcacaatgatagaagtgcaaggatgtgtgtgggtgtgtgggttggtgtgtgtgggttggtgtgtgggttgttgtgtgggtgtgtgtgtgtgtgggttggtgTGTGTCTTGGCTGCACTTTTTCACTTGCCAAACAAAATTATTTGTTTAGTGATCTCGTGTCAAAGTTTAATCGTCATGCCAACCAGCCTGTTTCTGTAACTAATATTTAACTTGGAAAGGGACGTTTCACTCAAaagataaatagataaataacaGCTTCAACCTGagttttcattttcaacaagCAGTTTGGCCACAGACGGGGAAAACTGAAACATATATAAAGAGTGACTCTCGCTCATTAACAGGAAAACTTTAAAATTAGAAATCTTCTTTGACTTTTTTTACTCTGAAAAACTGTCAGTTGACAACATCTGTCCCACAGTCTGGAGCAGCTGCCCAGCTCTGGTGATTTGGAGGCAGGACCTGGGCCAGCCAATCGCATTTGAGGAGTGGCAGGCACCAGGTTACCAAAACGCCACCATGTCTTTTCAAGTTGAAAAAGTTGTGACAACAAAGCAACACTTACAATCATATGAATGTATGAAAAGAAAACTATTGTGTCTCTCACCATCCAGCAGCCAGCTGTGAGCGCTCAGCTGTTCCAGTCTGGGGAGCATCAGTCTGGTTATGATGTCATCAGGAACCAGTATGCCCCTGTCCACATAGGACTTCACCAGCACACCTGCCTCTAACACACATCAGGTAAAGAAGGTCAACAAGACAGGTCAATTTAAATGCTAATCATATACATCGTCTCAGTGCATTAATTCAAATAATATCAAAAGAATTTAGACAATTATTCAGTGTGCTACTGCACACTTCTGGGCTCCTGCTGGAATTTAAAGATTTGAACAATTTAAAAGAGACACAACGATATGTCGTGATTTTAGTGGGGGGATGGAACTAAAGTAGTGCTCATGTACcctaaatcaatttaaaaatcaagtttaaaagaaaataaaaaaccaTGAAGTCATATGCTAagtaaaacaaagtaaaaaattaTGATAAACTAAAATATTCTACTAACCTGCCAATATGACATATAAGTGCAGCACTATAGTTCCGAATTGCCTTAGTTAGAATAGAAAATGTGGTTGAAGTtagactttatttattttttgttacaTGGCATCTGTGGGTAATTTaagatcattaaaaaaaaaaacacgttccAAGCAGAAATTACTTGTTGGGTGAACTCTGAAAGTCTCACAAAAATTGGATGTGTTTTACCTGTATTTGCCGCTACGCTGTCACGCAGAAAGTGGCCGCTGGATAAATACTCCAAACCAAAGCTTTGCGCAATCCTCTTGGATATAGTTCCTTTCCCCGATCCTGGTGGACCCATGATTACAGCTCGGAACAGCTTGGCCATTTTTGTCGAAACCGAGATCCAGCTGTTCAAAAATCTTTGGAATGCCCAACTGggtgcttcttttctttctgtctttttcttatCAAACTTTTTAAAGTCTTGCCCGGTCAAAACTACCCCAGGTTTGGATGTGCGCTTTCAAACCTCTGTAAATGTCTTTCCAATGGTCTTTCAGTTACCCCCACTCTTTGTTGAAACAAAAACGCCTTCGCCAactttcctcccccccccgtTTAAACTTTAATACGGATACACGCTGAGCTGCGTCTTTAAGGACAGACTTTCCTCTGCGAATCAATGAGGGACTGGCTGCAACGCCCTATTTTGCTCTGCGCATCCAGAAAAAATGGGGATGACTGCTCACGCACgaaaaaacaatcaaatataGAAATGATAAACGAGTCGTGAAAGAAAGCCACGAGGGGGATGTTGCAAATATCGTCGTTACAGAAAAACGTTGGCtaaaagcaaaaataataaagaaagagAGGCAGAGTACGAGCAGTGTGGGAGTGTTTCTGCGGTTTATGGGGAAACCTTTTAACATAGAGGATTTGAGATGTTTGCAGGAACTCCGAGACGTGTTGAAACGTGTCTTGCGCAGCGGCATCTTAAGCGGACTGAACTTGTACTGTATGTCGCGCTTCCTGTCCCCAAAAACTTGTCAGAGCAGTTGTTGCGACTTGCACCTGTCATACGCGATGTGTCCACAGGGTGGCGACAATGCGTTCCAAAAGTAAAAGTGTAAACACTTTGTTTGTAAGGCCTACAAATAAAACTAATAATGTTAAGAATAATTAAACCCAGTCTGATATTAATACGTCGTTTATGAGTGAGGACATTTGCGGCattatggcaaaaaaaaaaactaaataaattcCTATTTTATCGTTTAGTTCTTGCATAAATAGCCGACAAATGTTATTTATGATGATTCACATTGCGAATCCGCATCATAAATCTGGCATTCCAGCACTGATCTCTCAGCTGCGTTACACTTTGGTTGCATGTGGTGGCTCATGGGGTTGTTGTTCTCCACGGCTTTTTTGCGCAGTTGCGCGCCCAACAGCACAGGAGTCACTGTCATTCCGCGCAACGTTTGCGGTCGGGAGGAACGGGCTGAGGACTTGTTGCGAACCGTACGGCGGCGGCTGCGTCCCGGGAGCTGTCAAATATTGCGCAGAGGCTTCAGTCTCCAGACAGTGGACTAACCTGTCTAATCCATCAGACAAACAACTCCGAAGATTAACCTCTCTTAGCCTTGCGAAACCAGTTCTCAGTCTCAGTCACCGGAAGGTTCGTTTTAAAATGATTGCGAATTTGTCACATGGCTTTGGAGAAttcaataacaacaaaaaatggCGACAATCACGTTGCATCGTGTGGTCTTGCTGCGTCATTAAAAATATTCACGTAAACAGGGGAGAATAAACGAGGGATTTTCAGGTAAGTGAGTCTCATATTTCTTATCTTTTTGTTGCGGATGGAATATAATTGAGAATAAAGGATTTTATTTGGATCATACAGcatgatgtttgtttttgccttaGAAAGGGGTGTGTGCAATGCTGGGCGTTAACGTTTGGCTGCACAGTATTACGTTCAAATACTGTATTTATGTTTGTATTCTTGCTGCGTATTAAAGACCTTTTCGCGTCTGATTAGACACGAATGCGCGCTATACGTCGCGGCAAAGGTAACGTCGACATTTGATTTGTCCAACTTTTATTCATGTGTTAAAGACAGCAGCAAGCTTTTCCCCAAATTTAATCTCGGGGCTTCTGCAGCCCAGGTGGTGTTTTTTTGGGTGTTAACCTCACTGTTTATAGGCGAAAGAATCCGCGAGTCCTCTGTGTTTACATTGGGGTTTCCACAGTATAGACGCGCTTTCTTTGCGCGTTCCCTATCGTACGTGACCGCAAACGGACCCGCGAGTGTTCCCGGTCCGCCCTGTTTAGTTGTTCTGCCTTCACATGTTGCTTTTAACATCTGTCACGGAACATTTTTGGCCGGGCTCCGTGTGCGGCGCGCAGGGGCTAATGGAGTTGTTTACATGAAGTACGGAGGGCGGAGTGACGACGCCGAGCAGCCGCCGAGACGTCGGCCATCGACGCCGACGCATCGCggaggggggcggagccagcGGCGGAATCATAACAAGTTTGACGTCACTCGGCCTTGTGGTTGGTATGAATCAGACACAGAAGTTGAGTCCCAACAGGAAGGAGTTGGGGCGAAGAAGTCCGTCTAAAGTCACGAAATATTGGTTCAGAAAGGATGAAGAATAAAACAACAGAGAGGAAATAGAAGTCACATTTATCCTTACCACTAGTAATGATAATTATGAATTATCCAAAGTTTCTATGTTTGcaccttttctcttcctgttggGATTGTTCTGCAATAATGCCAGTTTTTTCTCAAAAATGTTATAGGCTTGGGAATTCCTATTATTAAAGggcaatttattttaattgataaAATATTGATCAGTGGTGAAGAAAGCACATCAAAAATAAAGCACCAATAAGAAGAGTTGTTAGACTGTTGCTTGTCTGCTGATGGATATGTGTATCTTATGTAGTGGCTAAAAACAGCTCCTTTAGGATTCATCCCTGGGTGGATGATGCCAAGTGTGGGACTGCTAGATGTGACGGGCTGCCCTGGTTCAGTTATCACAGTGCTGATGCTGTCCCCATCGAAGGTACAGTACTGTGATAACTGAAGGATGGCTGCCAACTTAACACGGTCACCCAGAGCAAGTTGGGTTAACCAAGCCAAGTGgaccagagagaagaaaaacttGTGGCAGCCTGATTCAGAGGGGGCGATGCTTGATGTTACCTGTTTTTAATTTTGGGGAGATGAAAATACTGTGTATTGTTTGTTGTGGCTTGTCCAGTCATAAATCTGTTCTTTACAAATCAGCAGAACTATGAATTTGCTTTGCAAAATATGAAAATTGCTTCACTTCATCCCTTTGTTTGGAATAAACCTCATTATGTCAAAACCTTGTCTATTTAATTACGTAGTTATTTCAAATCctaaaatattttctttgtttttcatatTGGGGAAATAATTGTCGCTGTATGTCATTATCAGAGAGTTTTGATGTGGTCAACGGGGAGAGGTAACGATTCATTCTGAACGGGGTTTTTGGTCAACGTAACGATATCTCcattccaggtgtgtgtgagatttaTGTTTatgaatataaaataaagacTAAACTCTGACAAAACAGTTGTGTTATTTACACCAGACTGTTTCCTATTAGTGACAAATTAAATAGGGTCAAATACATCTTAAATAATTTCAGTCGTCAATGCCCTTTGAGTCATATCGGATAAAGTTTGGTTCATTTTGTACATTTCTTAAGGTGTTAATTGATCCTGTGGTGGAAATCCCCACTGTCTTGTTTTTGTCTCGCTCTAACTTCTGTGTCAACATGcactgttattttatttttctcacaAATGATACATTGTGGTAAATTTTTAAAGTATATATGAATGTTTTTAAAGGACCTATTTGAACGCTCTGAGTGTAATGCTCGTATTGTTTTTACAGACACGTTTGACATACAGGTTTTAGATCTTTTTACAACATTGCACTtcctttaataaaaacaaaaggcttgTACTTTGATGTGGTATGCTTGGTTCCTCTTTTTATATAGTTCACCCATTGTGCTTGTCCTCATACTTCCATTttatccattttttaaaaagctttctGCTTCAGAAACTCAAATCTGTGTTAATTCCCTAATATCACACTGGTTTTGTAACATTTGGCAACAGCTGTCAATTTATGTTTCGATGACATGCTTACTCAGATTTTAATGAGACCTGTTTGAATTTGGGAGCAAAGTAAGAAAGACAATAGAATGCACATACCAAGCCCAACTTTAGGTATagattttgcatttatttgaatAAACACTAACCCTGATTGTCTGACATTGTGTAATCGtaagaatatttacattttgccTGATACAACTACAAAAAAGTACAAAGCAATAAAGTTTGTTATGTGCAGAGGTGAGGTAAATGCCAAGTAAAAGGTGAACTATGTGAATAGGGGGAAACAGGACTCCTGTTTTATGCACACATTTAGGTCTTCATCTGACCCACTCTTGGAGATGTATTAAAGCTCTACTGACCCCCCCTTTCCCCTTGTCTACGTTAAAGACTTAACTGTTGAAGCTATtctaaaaaggagaaaaaaaaggggtggGGCAGTTAGTTATAGTTGCTTACTGTTATATTTACTTGATTTTCACTTGATCATTTTAACTAAATGTTTAGTGTTTTTCCAGGTAGGGGGATGGTGATAAGAATGCAGAATCGTAGGAATACGGAGAATCTCTGCATAGAGAATTATCTCTGTATTTCTTCTATTAATCATTCAAATCCAAGATCccaagttaaataaaatatatatatacacacatatgtatAATTTAGCATAATTTTATTATGCTAacaatatattataatatattgtGTGATAATGTTAAAGTTGACCACCTAAAATCTCATTTTTGCCTATATGCGCAATTGTGCTACGTCATTTTGATTGACggctgcagcagccaatcagctgcttcCGTTGACACCGACACCGACGTAGGTTTCGGGAAAGGGGCCGTGACTTCTCAGGGTTAGCAAGAACAGACGTGGGTAGCCACCAGCGACTACATCTGCGAAAAACCTTCTGAAAACTCCGATTTGATTTCACTTATCATACATAAGGGATATCGGATATTTCCTTTGGACCGTCTCAAACTGCCGATACGTGATATTTTAAGTCCCAACGCCGCGGTagcgactttttttttttttttttttttactggagaCTAATGTACTAAACCAAACGGAAGTAACTTGCCAGTTGCCTGGCTAAGCTTGTGGGTGAGTAGATAACGATTAACAGGTTAACAGTTTTATAATATCTGTCGTCTGATCTCTGTTTAATCGCCGACTGGCCTTGACGCACGTCTCTGTCGTTGTTAACGTGGGCGAAAcatcagctgctgtgtttgttctgtCCGGAAGGCTAGGTTGACCGCCTGCCACTATAaccatccacagccagagacaCAAATAAAGCAGATTAATGTGAGGGCTGGTGTTCAGTCTGATCCATTTAGTTATTCCAGATCAGAACTCAGCCAAAATGTGCCGAAAACTACGAGTTAATCTCTCTACAATGCCTTAATCTCATCCCTACGTCACTGTCATTAACTTTGACTTCATCTAAACGCGATCGGTGCTGACGTCATATTCTTAGATATTCAATAATATTGGTGTTTTATCGATGGAAGTCGACGTTTTTACAATAGATACTTTCGATTGAGAAACCGAAAGCCTCGTCACAAATTTGTATCCATGTATGGTCTGTGCCTACTGGATAAATGTTGCTCACCAGTGCAGCGAAATACAGTAAAGATGAATTTGATTATAACTTATTGGAGCGCAGGAAAAATGGGAAATGGCTGCTCGAATGTCCGTTTGTTCTGCCATACTGTGGTATTTTTCTGCAATCTTTAACCAGTTAAATGTAGGCATTCAGACCGGAAGTGCGTGTTTTTTACTATTGAGAAAGTTCGAATCTAATAAAGTGTAGACTCCTAATATTTGTCTAAATTTTAAAGTAAGCACAGCATTTCTGTAGCTCTTCATAATCCATAGTTTTCAGAgttgtttgtttaaaaccagGGATGTGCTTGTGTTGACATTTGAGCCCTGAGAATTATACTCATAATTAAAGAAGAGTGAAGGAGCTCAACACCCCAACTAAATCATAAATGACAAGCAGATGAGTCTCTGATGAGCTGTTCTGACATAAATGAGTACTGGCAATTTGAGTTCAGCTAATCATCTACCTCTTTTCtgtctgagtgtctgtgtgtgtggaagcGCACTTGTGTTTTATGCTTGTGAGACATCCGCCATGACTTGTCTAAAAAGGTTTCTGAGGTGTAAATGTTGGGACTGTACTTCTCCTGTCAAGTCACGACAGTTTCTGTTGAGGTTAATGCACCTGCATGAGCTGTAATAGTTTTTCCTCTGGTTGTGGTGGGTATAACTCTGGGAGTAAGAGAATCGAAATGGAACTAACTGTTAAACGTGTTTTTCCTTCTGCTGCCTTATGTATTAACAGATGTACCGTAGTGGTTGATGACAGTGTTTGCTACTTTGTCTTTGATATGTATATTGTGTCCTCTGACATACTCGGTATCAAGGTTAAAATGTCGCTTCTTATTTTCCTTCCACACCTACAGTGTCTGAATGCCAACTCTGTGGGTGATGGAGTTGAGCAGGCAACTCTGTGGAAAGATGAGGAAGTCAGGTAGAAGGGCtcatctttcctctcctccatccatcaccttTGGGCTGGAGATCCACTTTTACACGCCGATTGTGCACCAGCTTGAGTTCCTGAGCGGCTGCTACACTGCAGAGGAGCTCTGCGTGAAAGCTGCCAAGAAATGCTGTAAGTGACTGGGTCTTAGATATATGTCTAATAATCAGGTACACCACTGGTGATCAATTAAATGACCAAATCGCAAATGTATACCTATCAGATGGATTAAAAAAATCACTAAAAGTTCAATCAAATATGTTCAGGTGAATGTGTTGGCAGGAAGCTGCCAAACAAAGATGATATGGGCACCATCTTCTCTGCAGATCGCTTTATGGTTTTAGTACCGGTAGTTATGCAGACAGACCACAGAGTGGATGTTCCTCTGGTGCAACATCCACCCTTCTGTACATTCCTAGCATATCTGCATCACAGGAGCTGGGCATGGTTCTTAGTTACAGGACCAGCTTTGTGATGGACCTGGAAATTCTCCCTGTTGGGGATTGACAAAAGTTTGACACTCTTACCTCACAGTTGGCTGTGATGAGGAACAGTGTGATTTCTGATTTTTTGACACCAGAAATAGTGAGTTATATTTGACTGGGTTATCATATTGAAAATGTAAAGGGAACCAAAAGGGAAACTCAgataaaaacaaccaaacaaggaaaaacagcagctgaaacTACAACATGTGCAGAAGCGTATGGCATCAATTAGTTCTTATTGGCTAAGTGCTGCTATTCGAGCTGTCAACATATCAGATAAAAATGCATTAGAAAATCAATAATTCTTAGAAAAAATACTGGCAGCCAAAGACGACTGCCTTACTGTAAATGTTCAGCCAGTCAGGCCAaaacaaaatgatttttaatATTAATCTGTTTTCACTTTCTCAAGAAGGGCTTTAAGTGCCTGTTTGATGTCACATTCAGAATGTTCTTCTGTACACACATCTGttgtttcatctctttttctctttctcttgccAGCTATCTCTCCTTTGTGCCATAACCTGTTTGGGTTGTATGATGAGAAAGCAGGCATGTGGTACCCACCCAGCTACGAGTTCACAGTCACGGACGAAATAAGTCTGAAGCTGCATTATCGCATGAGGTAAGAACCATGTCGAAGCAGCTAAATAAGTTGGAGTGAAATTTCAGAATTTTTCTATTCACTATCTACCGTAAGTTAAATCATGTCagtcaaagacacacacacacacacacacacagaaatgtcagCGAGCGTAAAAGGTTGACATCTTAGTTCTTCCTGGATGTGGAAATTTTTTGTTATGAGGAAGCAGAATAGTTAGTCCTTTAACTG encodes:
- the ak4 gene encoding adenylate kinase 4, mitochondrial produces the protein MAKLFRAVIMGPPGSGKGTISKRIAQSFGLEYLSSGHFLRDSVAANTEAGVLVKSYVDRGILVPDDIITRLMLPRLEQLSAHSWLLDGFPRTLVQAQALNRLVQLDLVIILNVPYATLTERLSHRWIHPPSGRVYNMGFNPPRVQGKDDVTGEPLVQHDDDKPEALMARLRHYKDVAKPVMDLYKSKGILYSFSGTDTDRIWPYISSLLVTKLHTQPTDSFQTHTPTVAE